One genomic region from Cetobacterium sp. 8H encodes:
- the lsrF gene encoding 3-hydroxy-5-phosphonooxypentane-2,4-dione thiolase yields MADINDMKVAKDYFLDIPFKNQGNFHVKGAENLGWGMKKRLSNIFNPESGNTVMFAFDHGYFMGSVSGLERLDIIVPKVVDYVDALMATRGALRTCVLPSNKKGTVLRVTSGSSVLDDDLSREVVAVDIDDSIRMDADCLAVQVFIGSEGQKESLENLSNVVNKALKFDIPVMGVVAVGKDMERTPKYFKLATRILAELGANIIKTYYCENLEEVVAACPVPIVIAGGKKLPENEALTLAYKSIKAGARGVDMGRNIFQSLYPAAMAKAVSLIVHKGYTDDEAYKFYLEEIKKY; encoded by the coding sequence ATGGCTGATATAAATGATATGAAGGTAGCAAAAGATTATTTTTTAGATATTCCATTTAAGAACCAAGGGAATTTTCATGTGAAAGGTGCAGAAAATCTGGGATGGGGAATGAAAAAAAGACTTTCAAATATTTTTAATCCTGAGAGTGGAAATACTGTAATGTTTGCGTTTGATCATGGATATTTCATGGGATCTGTTTCAGGACTTGAAAGATTGGATATTATTGTCCCAAAAGTTGTTGATTATGTGGATGCTTTAATGGCTACAAGGGGTGCTCTTAGAACTTGTGTTTTACCGAGCAATAAAAAAGGAACTGTTTTGAGAGTAACATCTGGGTCATCAGTATTAGATGATGATTTGAGTAGAGAGGTTGTAGCTGTAGATATAGATGATTCTATAAGAATGGATGCGGATTGTCTGGCTGTTCAAGTTTTTATAGGATCTGAAGGACAAAAAGAAAGTTTGGAAAATTTATCTAACGTAGTAAATAAGGCTTTAAAGTTTGATATACCTGTTATGGGAGTTGTGGCTGTAGGTAAAGATATGGAAAGAACACCTAAGTATTTTAAGTTAGCAACTAGAATCTTAGCTGAGTTAGGTGCAAATATAATAAAAACATATTACTGTGAAAATCTGGAAGAGGTTGTGGCTGCATGTCCGGTTCCTATAGTAATAGCAGGTGGTAAAAAATTACCAGAAAATGAAGCGCTGACACTGGCATATAAGAGTATAAAAGCGGGAGCTAGAGGGGTAGATATGGGACGAAACATATTCCAGAGTTTATATCCGGCAGCTATGGCAAAGGCGGTATCTCTAATAGTTCATAAGGGATATACTGATGATGAAGCGTACAAGTTTTATTTAGAAGAAATTAAAAAATATTAA
- a CDS encoding AAA family ATPase → MIKKRLPIGVSDFKKIIEENYYYVDKTNFIKEILEKKSEVTLLARPRRFGKTLNMTTLKYFLDIKESLENRKLFSGLNIEKSDYIVEQGKYPVVYLTMKDLGGRNFTEFYEEFKSKVSGIFNEYENIREKLNARDLKEFDKIWFKEENGDYSRALNFLSELIFKCYKIKPVLLIDEYDAPMIKANEMGYYYDVKELIGTFYGSALKDGVAAFSVITGILRVAKESIFSTLNNLKVSTILSEDYSHFGMLELEVEEILKYYNLETTLNDTKKWYNGYLFGKEKVYNPWSILNHCDTGKLEGYWVNTSANTLIKMMLENADEQITDIFYELLRDGKVKTILNENMIFGQKYSNDIILYLMFSAGYLTIDSIGKKDDEYYLKIPNYEVKKYFKNTFVDIVKGNGINSFSELEDALLEGKIRGVKSIDELINTMFLSSMSYLDSSKEEKFYHNLVLGMLIGLDNHFYIHSNREVGIGRYDLALEPKDKKGYGYIFEFKVSKKNDDMEKMGAQALDQIERKIYEHEMRSRGISKIIKIGMVFCGKTLKLYESQFST, encoded by the coding sequence ATGATTAAAAAGAGATTGCCGATAGGGGTTAGTGACTTTAAAAAGATAATAGAAGAAAATTACTACTATGTAGATAAAACAAATTTTATCAAAGAGATACTCGAAAAAAAATCAGAAGTAACATTGTTAGCGAGACCTAGACGTTTTGGTAAGACTTTGAATATGACTACACTGAAATATTTTTTAGATATAAAAGAATCTCTTGAAAATAGAAAATTATTTTCAGGATTAAATATAGAAAAGTCAGACTATATTGTTGAGCAGGGGAAGTATCCTGTAGTATATTTGACGATGAAGGATCTAGGCGGTAGAAATTTTACAGAATTTTATGAAGAATTTAAAAGTAAAGTTAGTGGGATTTTTAATGAATATGAAAATATAAGAGAAAAACTAAATGCAAGAGATTTAAAAGAGTTTGATAAAATTTGGTTTAAAGAAGAAAATGGGGACTATTCGAGAGCACTAAATTTTCTTTCAGAGTTAATTTTTAAGTGCTATAAAATTAAACCGGTTCTTCTAATAGATGAGTATGATGCCCCTATGATAAAGGCCAATGAAATGGGTTATTATTATGATGTAAAAGAGTTGATAGGAACTTTTTATGGGAGTGCGTTAAAGGATGGGGTTGCAGCTTTTTCAGTTATAACAGGGATATTACGTGTTGCAAAGGAATCTATATTTTCAACTTTGAACAATTTGAAAGTTAGTACAATATTAAGTGAAGATTATTCTCACTTCGGAATGTTAGAGTTAGAAGTAGAAGAAATACTGAAATATTACAATTTAGAAACAACTTTAAATGATACTAAGAAATGGTATAATGGATATCTTTTTGGAAAAGAAAAAGTATATAATCCTTGGAGTATTTTAAATCATTGTGATACCGGAAAGTTAGAAGGGTATTGGGTAAATACAAGTGCTAATACATTGATAAAAATGATGTTAGAAAATGCTGATGAACAGATAACAGATATATTTTATGAGCTGTTAAGAGATGGAAAAGTAAAGACAATTTTAAATGAAAATATGATATTTGGACAAAAATATAGTAATGATATCATACTTTATTTAATGTTTTCAGCAGGATATTTAACTATTGATAGTATTGGAAAAAAAGATGATGAATATTATTTAAAAATACCTAACTATGAGGTAAAAAAATATTTTAAAAATACTTTTGTTGATATTGTAAAAGGAAATGGAATAAATAGTTTTTCAGAATTAGAAGATGCTCTTTTAGAAGGTAAAATAAGAGGGGTAAAATCTATAGATGAGTTAATAAATACTATGTTTTTATCGAGTATGAGCTATTTAGATAGTTCAAAAGAGGAGAAGTTCTATCATAATTTAGTTTTAGGAATGCTAATAGGGCTAGACAATCATTTTTATATCCATTCTAATCGAGAGGTTGGTATAGGAAGATACGATTTAGCATTAGAACCTAAGGATAAAAAAGGATATGGATATATATTTGAGTTTAAGGTAAGTAAAAAAAATGATGATATGGAAAAAATGGGAGCTCAGGCTCTGGATCAAATTGAAAGAAAAATATATGAGCATGAAATGAGAAGTCGAGGTATTTCTAAGATTATAAAGATAGGGATGGTATTCTGTGGCAAAACTTTAAAATTGTATGAAAGTCAATTTTCAACCTAG
- a CDS encoding MarC family protein, with product MIAKEFVTDILTYVLTIIGILNPFGNVPLFMTLTKDQNPEIRKKMYNAIVLAGFGIVTGFIVAGDFFMNYLYKIGMNELRVAGGLILVVVAFRNLLGIGVSKESSGNIMSEKEAIRYAITPLTFPMLVGPGTISTVMIIHKEAGLIISVGAVAITFLIMKFLFNISDWLDKVLGEVVLFVLSRVMQIFIMSAGVKLISTGIKGIFIG from the coding sequence ATGATAGCAAAAGAGTTTGTAACAGATATTTTGACATATGTTTTAACAATAATTGGAATATTAAATCCCTTTGGAAATGTACCACTTTTCATGACACTGACAAAGGATCAAAATCCGGAAATAAGAAAGAAAATGTATAACGCAATAGTATTAGCTGGATTTGGGATAGTGACAGGATTTATAGTAGCTGGAGATTTTTTTATGAACTATCTATATAAAATAGGGATGAATGAGCTAAGAGTGGCCGGAGGACTTATATTAGTTGTTGTTGCTTTTAGAAATCTATTAGGAATTGGAGTTTCTAAAGAGAGCTCAGGAAATATAATGTCCGAAAAAGAAGCCATAAGATATGCTATAACACCTTTAACATTTCCTATGCTAGTAGGACCAGGAACGATATCAACAGTAATGATTATACACAAAGAAGCTGGATTAATTATTTCGGTAGGAGCAGTAGCAATTACCTTTTTAATAATGAAGTTTTTATTTAATATCTCAGATTGGTTAGATAAAGTACTAGGAGAAGTAGTTCTATTTGTACTTTCTAGAGTTATGCAGATATTTATAATGTCAGCGGGAGTAAAATTAATTTCGACAGGAATTAAAGGGATATTTATAGGCTAA
- a CDS encoding nucleotidyltransferase substrate binding protein produces the protein MNENKLKDKLEDYKKALKKLKIALEKDPHVDEIYLDGTIQRFKFVYELSWKLMKNYLEYQGIEVSSPRETFREGFKSNLIEDATQWINLMQNRNRTSHTYNEETAWDIYDKIKTEYIYLFESFLISISNKI, from the coding sequence ATGAACGAGAATAAATTAAAAGATAAATTAGAAGATTATAAAAAAGCACTTAAAAAATTAAAAATAGCTTTAGAAAAAGATCCACATGTAGATGAAATATACTTAGATGGAACAATCCAAAGATTTAAATTCGTATATGAATTGAGTTGGAAATTAATGAAAAATTATTTAGAGTATCAAGGGATTGAAGTTTCTTCTCCAAGAGAGACATTTAGAGAAGGATTTAAGAGCAATCTAATAGAAGATGCAACTCAATGGATAAATTTAATGCAAAATAGAAATAGAACATCTCACACATATAATGAAGAAACTGCTTGGGATATATATGATAAAATTAAAACTGAGTATATATATTTATTTGAAAGTTTCTTAATATCTATTTCAAATAAAATATGA
- a CDS encoding mechanosensitive ion channel family protein — protein MENIITIIAKYSLVILKKLIYLVILYLTYSPVKEFLVNSLKKVLRKNKTDELIISFLIPTLTSFLIIFYFFNAIEILGLELSSFVALLASVGIGVGLALKGNFSDIAGGIQILLTKPFKKGDFITACGSEGVVQRITFLCTLLYTADNRKVIIPNGKLSTSVVTTVTANPERRADFVFFAEKNSSVDKVKDTLLDVVNSHPSVLKDRGVFVRFSKETESALEFIVRVWTLKENFRDLSADIQEEVKKNFDREGINFPYQSYDVKIK, from the coding sequence ATGGAAAATATCATAACAATTATAGCTAAATATTCCTTAGTAATATTAAAAAAATTAATCTACCTAGTTATACTATACCTAACTTATAGTCCGGTAAAAGAGTTCTTGGTTAACTCCTTAAAAAAAGTTTTAAGAAAAAACAAAACAGATGAATTAATAATAAGCTTTCTAATTCCTACATTAACTTCATTCTTAATAATTTTCTATTTTTTCAATGCAATAGAAATTTTAGGGTTAGAGCTTTCATCTTTTGTAGCTTTACTTGCCTCTGTTGGTATTGGAGTTGGATTAGCTCTAAAAGGTAATTTTTCTGATATAGCTGGTGGAATTCAAATATTATTAACAAAACCTTTTAAAAAGGGAGACTTTATTACTGCATGTGGTTCAGAAGGAGTCGTACAAAGAATAACTTTTCTATGTACTCTATTATATACTGCCGACAACAGAAAGGTTATAATTCCTAATGGGAAACTTTCAACCTCTGTAGTTACTACAGTCACAGCTAATCCAGAAAGAAGAGCCGATTTTGTATTTTTTGCTGAAAAAAATTCTTCAGTTGATAAGGTAAAAGATACTCTTTTAGATGTTGTAAATTCACACCCATCAGTTTTAAAAGATAGAGGGGTCTTTGTTAGATTCTCTAAAGAAACTGAATCAGCACTTGAATTTATTGTTAGAGTTTGGACTTTAAAAGAAAACTTCAGAGATTTGAGTGCGGATATTCAAGAAGAGGTTAAAAAAAATTTTGATAGAGAAGGCATTAACTTCCCTTATCAATCCTATGATGTGAAAATTAAATAA
- a CDS encoding transcription antiterminator, which produces MWALKLLEVFNSAIKNNKNITIKEVAEELNVSQRSIRYEIEKLNERLIENDYQEIESEKGILKFGNLDGVREILETDGQYNISSEERENYIILKTLLDREINQREISEELDISKTTVKGHLKEVKLFLEKYSLVLDIQYRKGLELNGKEENIRGALLKILNVISRGNSVYLKNKAKELILDRVEEVGIKRFINYCQKLMEIIISDEAHDIILNYLKISLYMNKRGFTIENIKNEKFLSETKEYKCIKKGSPILEEWYEIELSKYEYLKITDYFLGSNTYNLNYSYYDNWVEIEVIVKDMIQEFNDEIQEDISQDKVLLEGLLNHIKPTIYRIRNHIELENSIYKEVLESYPHLFEIVEKIIKKLEKSMGVKFTEDEISFLVIHFKAAMDRNVVRNKKYKVLLVCGSGYGTSKLLAQQIKQYYDVEIVDIIPKYMLEKVIAKESVDLVLTTVDIEKEFVSKPTIKLNAILNEEDKKNIESYGVLKSSKKVSMKSLVEVIKKNCKEVDEKSLKKELKSLLEGFVVDDIFHKKNTIFDYLSSDRILINESVKDWKEAVQKVGNLLVRSGSIEESYIKSSIKTIEEFGTYMVLGPQVVFPHARTKGDVNETGFAILTLEKPVDLLNGEKVSVFILFSSKDNKEHLDAFMKLVDLSNKEGFLESIKKIKKSDDFIKLLKREFPN; this is translated from the coding sequence ATGTGGGCTTTAAAACTTTTAGAAGTATTTAACTCTGCTATAAAAAACAATAAAAATATAACTATAAAAGAGGTAGCAGAAGAGCTTAATGTATCTCAAAGAAGTATAAGATATGAGATTGAAAAACTAAATGAGAGATTGATTGAAAACGATTATCAGGAGATTGAGAGTGAAAAGGGCATTTTAAAATTTGGAAATTTAGATGGTGTGAGAGAGATTCTAGAAACTGATGGACAATATAATATATCTTCAGAGGAGAGGGAAAACTATATTATTTTAAAAACACTTTTAGATAGAGAGATCAATCAAAGAGAGATTTCAGAAGAGTTAGATATAAGTAAAACAACGGTTAAAGGGCATCTAAAAGAAGTGAAACTTTTTTTAGAGAAATATAGCCTAGTTCTTGATATCCAATATAGAAAAGGTCTTGAATTGAATGGTAAAGAGGAAAATATTCGGGGAGCACTTTTGAAAATATTAAATGTAATATCTCGTGGGAACTCTGTATATCTCAAAAATAAAGCTAAAGAACTTATTTTAGATAGGGTTGAAGAGGTTGGCATAAAAAGATTCATAAACTATTGTCAGAAATTGATGGAGATAATAATCTCAGATGAAGCACATGATATTATTTTGAACTATTTAAAGATAAGTTTATATATGAATAAAAGAGGTTTCACGATTGAAAATATAAAAAATGAGAAATTTTTATCTGAAACAAAAGAGTATAAATGTATAAAAAAAGGTTCTCCAATACTTGAAGAGTGGTATGAGATAGAACTTTCAAAATATGAGTATTTAAAAATAACAGATTATTTTTTAGGTAGTAATACATACAATTTAAACTATTCATATTATGATAACTGGGTTGAAATTGAAGTTATAGTCAAAGATATGATACAGGAGTTTAACGATGAGATACAGGAAGATATATCACAGGATAAAGTTCTTTTAGAGGGGTTATTAAATCATATAAAACCTACAATATATAGAATAAGAAATCATATAGAACTTGAAAATTCAATATATAAAGAGGTTTTAGAAAGTTATCCACATCTTTTTGAAATAGTTGAAAAAATAATTAAAAAATTGGAAAAATCTATGGGAGTTAAATTTACAGAGGATGAAATATCTTTTTTAGTGATACACTTTAAGGCTGCTATGGATAGAAATGTTGTAAGAAATAAAAAATATAAGGTTCTCTTGGTATGTGGATCAGGATATGGGACTTCAAAACTTTTAGCTCAGCAGATAAAACAGTACTATGATGTCGAGATTGTGGATATAATTCCAAAATATATGTTGGAGAAAGTTATAGCTAAAGAAAGTGTAGATTTAGTTTTAACAACTGTTGATATAGAGAAGGAGTTTGTATCTAAACCAACAATTAAACTAAATGCTATTTTAAATGAAGAGGATAAAAAAAATATAGAGAGTTATGGAGTTTTAAAAAGTAGTAAAAAGGTATCTATGAAGAGTTTAGTTGAAGTGATAAAGAAAAATTGTAAAGAAGTGGATGAAAAAAGTCTAAAAAAAGAGTTGAAATCTCTTTTAGAAGGATTTGTGGTAGACGATATTTTTCACAAGAAAAATACAATTTTTGACTACTTGAGCTCAGATAGAATTTTAATAAATGAAAGTGTAAAGGACTGGAAAGAGGCTGTTCAAAAAGTTGGAAACCTTCTTGTAAGATCAGGTTCAATAGAGGAAAGCTATATTAAAAGTTCTATAAAAACTATTGAAGAGTTTGGAACTTATATGGTTTTAGGGCCACAGGTAGTTTTTCCACATGCAAGGACAAAAGGGGATGTGAACGAGACTGGATTTGCTATTTTAACCTTAGAAAAGCCGGTTGACCTTTTAAATGGAGAGAAGGTATCGGTATTTATACTGTTCTCATCTAAAGACAACAAGGAACATCTGGATGCGTTTATGAAATTGGTGGATCTATCGAATAAAGAGGGGTTTTTAGAGAGCATAAAAAAAATAAAGAAAAGTGACGACTTTATAAAATTATTGAAAAGAGAGTTTCCTAATTAG
- a CDS encoding PTS sugar transporter subunit IIA, with translation MKKILEGNIRIIDRVNGWREGVKEAGAILLEKSKIEERYIDAAINNIERLGNYIILTDGVAMPHARPEDGAIETSVSLLIVKEGVEFSDEEEKVKLIFMLASKDNTSHIDVIRKLSNLIDDEEMIEKISNASAEIEILNFL, from the coding sequence ATGAAGAAAATTTTAGAAGGAAACATCCGTATAATTGATAGAGTTAATGGATGGAGAGAGGGAGTTAAAGAAGCTGGAGCAATTCTTCTTGAGAAAAGTAAAATCGAAGAAAGATATATAGATGCAGCGATAAACAATATTGAAAGATTAGGTAATTATATTATTTTAACAGATGGAGTGGCTATGCCTCATGCAAGGCCAGAAGATGGAGCTATTGAAACCTCGGTATCACTTCTAATTGTAAAAGAGGGCGTGGAATTTTCAGATGAAGAGGAAAAAGTAAAACTAATATTTATGCTGGCTTCAAAAGATAATACATCTCATATAGATGTAATTAGAAAACTATCAAACTTGATAGACGATGAGGAAATGATTGAAAAAATATCAAATGCATCGGCTGAAATTGAAATATTAAATTTTTTATAA
- a CDS encoding PTS sugar transporter subunit IIB, whose amino-acid sequence MVKILTVCGNGIGSSLMCAMKIEEICQEEGINASVSSCDFNSVTGKDVDLVVTIKELADQITTIKTAPIRSYTNKKKIKEDVLEAIKGLVK is encoded by the coding sequence ATGGTAAAAATTTTAACAGTATGTGGAAATGGAATTGGAAGTAGTTTAATGTGTGCAATGAAGATTGAAGAGATTTGTCAAGAAGAAGGAATAAATGCAAGCGTAAGTTCTTGTGATTTTAACTCTGTAACTGGTAAGGATGTGGACTTAGTTGTAACTATAAAGGAGTTAGCAGATCAAATAACAACAATAAAAACAGCGCCTATTAGAAGTTACACAAATAAAAAGAAAATAAAAGAAGATGTTTTAGAAGCAATTAAAGGTTTAGTAAAATAG
- a CDS encoding PTS ascorbate transporter subunit IIC, translating into MIVGLLQIIGNDILTNPAFLLGLMSLVGLVALKKPINKLITGTLKPILGFIMLGAGADFIVKNLDYLGKMIEKGFNITGVVPNNEAIVSIAQKVLGKETMFILVAGLIINILIARFTKFKYIFLTGHHSFFLACMFSAVLATIGFQGGMLVLVGGLLLGMWSAISPAIGQKYTDLVTDDDGIAMGHFGSIGYYIAAFIGSKIGNLEDSTENIKIPEKLNFLRDTTISTGITMLVFYIIAAVAAGPEYVAELSGGKNYIVFAITSALSFAVGVTIVYNGVRMILSELIPAFQGISQKVIPNSIPAVDCAVFFTYAPNAVIIGFLSSFIGGVLGMFILGAMGAVLIIPGLVPHFFCGATAGIYGNATGGKRGAIVGAFVNGLFLSFLPALLLPVLGGIGFQNTTFGDIDFGVLGIIVGKVGEVYKAPGILAIILVLAVFMAVASISQKDVKVINAKDEY; encoded by the coding sequence ATGATAGTAGGATTATTACAAATAATAGGAAATGATATTTTAACAAATCCAGCATTTTTATTAGGGCTTATGTCTTTGGTTGGACTTGTGGCATTGAAAAAACCAATAAATAAATTGATAACAGGAACTTTAAAGCCGATACTTGGATTTATAATGCTTGGAGCGGGAGCCGACTTTATCGTTAAAAATCTTGATTATTTAGGAAAGATGATAGAAAAAGGATTTAACATAACAGGAGTTGTTCCAAACAATGAGGCGATAGTTTCAATCGCTCAAAAGGTTTTAGGAAAAGAAACAATGTTTATCCTTGTTGCAGGTCTTATAATTAACATACTAATTGCAAGATTTACAAAGTTTAAATATATATTTTTAACAGGACACCATAGCTTCTTCTTAGCTTGTATGTTCTCAGCAGTTCTTGCAACAATAGGGTTCCAAGGTGGAATGCTAGTTTTAGTTGGTGGACTTTTACTTGGAATGTGGTCAGCTATATCTCCAGCAATTGGTCAAAAATATACAGACTTAGTTACTGATGATGATGGAATTGCAATGGGACACTTTGGATCGATAGGTTATTATATTGCAGCATTTATAGGTTCTAAAATTGGAAATCTAGAGGATAGTACAGAGAATATAAAAATACCTGAGAAGTTAAACTTCTTAAGAGATACAACAATCTCTACAGGAATAACTATGTTAGTATTTTATATAATAGCAGCTGTAGCAGCTGGTCCTGAGTACGTAGCAGAGCTTTCTGGTGGAAAAAACTATATAGTATTTGCTATAACATCAGCATTAAGTTTTGCTGTTGGAGTTACAATTGTTTATAACGGTGTAAGAATGATACTATCTGAGCTTATTCCAGCTTTCCAAGGAATCTCTCAAAAGGTTATTCCAAACTCAATTCCAGCAGTTGATTGCGCTGTATTCTTTACATATGCACCAAATGCTGTAATCATAGGATTCTTATCATCTTTCATAGGTGGAGTATTAGGAATGTTTATACTAGGAGCTATGGGAGCGGTACTAATAATACCAGGTCTTGTACCACACTTCTTCTGTGGAGCAACAGCAGGAATTTATGGAAATGCAACAGGAGGAAAAAGAGGAGCAATAGTTGGAGCATTCGTAAATGGACTATTCCTATCTTTCTTACCAGCATTATTACTTCCAGTTCTTGGTGGAATTGGATTCCAAAATACAACTTTTGGAGATATCGACTTTGGAGTATTAGGAATAATAGTTGGAAAAGTAGGAGAGGTATATAAAGCGCCAGGAATCTTAGCAATAATTTTAGTACTAGCAGTATTTATGGCAGTGGCATCAATAAGTCAAAAAGATGTGAAAGTTATAAACGCAAAGGATGAATATTAA
- a CDS encoding carbohydrate kinase family protein: MKKILCVGHSACDITYLTKEYPLENRKYKVDETKMMGGGPTGNASYLLGKYKQEVSYITTLGTDPYGVSIVSELESVGVDLKNSLIRSGYNTPCSMIITNTSTGSRTILNHRNKNIIPEDYKIEYDKKPEIILFDGHEIELARLALKEFPESLTVLDAGSYKEETVELASKVDYLICSEDFARDYTKVESLTPENYSQVFSQMESLNGKNVVITLGEKGCIYRKNGELYNHPAFQTKAIDTTGAGDIFHGAFVYALSNNFDFIKTIKFSSVCASLSVEKIGGRESIPELNDIYKRMEKWESTDFKI, encoded by the coding sequence ATGAAAAAGATACTATGTGTGGGGCACTCAGCTTGTGATATCACATATTTAACAAAAGAGTACCCTCTAGAAAATAGAAAATATAAAGTTGATGAAACAAAGATGATGGGAGGTGGTCCCACTGGGAATGCCTCATATCTTTTAGGAAAATATAAACAAGAGGTATCATATATAACTACTCTAGGAACAGATCCGTATGGAGTGAGCATCGTATCAGAGCTGGAATCTGTGGGAGTAGATTTAAAGAATAGCTTGATAAGAAGTGGCTACAATACACCTTGTAGTATGATAATTACAAATACTTCAACAGGAAGTAGAACAATATTAAATCATAGAAATAAAAATATAATCCCAGAGGATTATAAAATAGAATATGATAAAAAGCCTGAAATTATTTTGTTTGATGGGCATGAAATAGAGCTAGCTAGATTGGCTTTGAAAGAGTTTCCAGAATCTCTAACTGTGCTTGATGCAGGAAGTTATAAGGAAGAGACTGTAGAGCTAGCAAGTAAAGTTGATTATCTAATTTGTTCTGAAGACTTTGCAAGAGACTATACAAAAGTAGAAAGTTTAACCCCCGAAAACTATTCTCAAGTATTCTCTCAAATGGAAAGTCTGAATGGGAAAAATGTGGTGATAACTTTAGGAGAGAAAGGGTGTATTTATAGAAAGAATGGTGAGCTATACAATCACCCTGCTTTCCAAACTAAAGCTATTGATACAACAGGAGCGGGAGATATATTCCACGGAGCTTTTGTATACGCTCTAAGCAATAATTTTGATTTTATTAAAACTATCAAATTTTCTTCAGTATGTGCTTCATTATCTGTTGAAAAAATTGGTGGAAGAGAATCGATACCAGAATTAAATGACATATATAAGAGGATGGAAAAATGGGAAAGTACAGATTTCAAGATTTAG
- a CDS encoding ketose-bisphosphate aldolase — MGKYRFQDLGLENTREMFRKANENGYSVPAFNFANLEQLKAILDACAKVESDVILQISDSARKYIGKETLALMVKGAILDLRESGSKISVALNLDHGKDFDQIKDCLDYGFSSVMIDASHEEFSKNIEKTKEVVELAKLYDASVEGELGVLSGVEDEISSEDEKFTNPSEVVEFVKRSGVDSLAIAIGTAHGAHKFKPGTDPKLRLDILEKVKAELGNFPIVLHGSSSVPAEYIEKFRTFGGEIKDAIGIPDEELQKASKSIVTKINVDTDGRLVFTSTLLEYMKTNPKEMDLKKYLATPRKEMAKYYSEKINRVFKIK, encoded by the coding sequence ATGGGAAAGTACAGATTTCAAGATTTAGGACTAGAAAATACAAGAGAGATGTTTAGAAAAGCAAATGAGAACGGATATTCAGTTCCTGCTTTTAACTTTGCTAATTTAGAGCAACTTAAAGCGATATTAGATGCTTGTGCAAAGGTGGAGTCAGACGTTATTTTACAGATATCAGATTCTGCTAGAAAATATATTGGTAAAGAAACGTTAGCACTTATGGTTAAAGGTGCAATTTTAGATCTTAGAGAGAGTGGAAGTAAAATTTCAGTAGCTCTTAACTTAGATCACGGAAAAGATTTTGACCAGATAAAAGACTGTTTAGACTATGGTTTTTCATCAGTTATGATAGATGCTTCACACGAAGAGTTTTCTAAAAATATAGAAAAAACTAAAGAGGTTGTAGAGTTAGCAAAACTTTATGACGCCAGTGTAGAAGGTGAACTTGGAGTGTTATCTGGAGTTGAAGATGAGATATCATCTGAAGATGAAAAATTTACAAATCCAAGTGAAGTTGTAGAGTTTGTTAAAAGAAGTGGAGTGGACTCACTGGCAATTGCGATTGGAACAGCTCATGGAGCACACAAGTTTAAGCCAGGAACAGATCCTAAGTTAAGACTTGATATACTTGAAAAGGTAAAAGCAGAGCTAGGGAATTTCCCAATTGTATTACATGGTTCATCTTCAGTTCCAGCTGAATATATTGAAAAGTTTAGAACGTTTGGCGGAGAGATAAAAGATGCCATAGGTATTCCTGATGAAGAGCTTCAAAAAGCGTCTAAATCAATAGTTACAAAAATAAATGTGGACACAGATGGAAGACTTGTTTTCACAAGTACACTTCTAGAGTACATGAAAACAAATCCAAAAGAGATGGATTTGAAAAAATATCTAGCTACTCCTAGAAAAGAGATGGCTAAATATTATTCTGAAAAGATAAACAGAGTATTTAAAATAAAGTAA